Proteins found in one Populus alba chromosome 14, ASM523922v2, whole genome shotgun sequence genomic segment:
- the LOC118050915 gene encoding glucan endo-1,3-beta-glucosidase 7: MEMISKYGTDRENHTSFDGAAWCVASGGVTKGREYGTPRMPKSIVSTSSSSHSYSVESSYPSSSYRALQKEIKDKEEEIKKKDDFILEMKRQMDSMKEYLVNNLGYHGGTSNIDQDSQSFIGINYGQLEDNLPPPPSTAKLLQSTSIQKVRLYGSDPAIIKALANTGIGIVIGTANGDIPGLASDPNFAKTWINTNVLPFYPASNIILITVGNEVMTSNDQNLMNKLLPAMQNVQNALNDASLGGKIKVTTVHSMGVLKQSEPPSSGSFDPSYGDLMKGLLEFNSATGSPFAINPYPYFAYRSDTRPETLAFCLFQPNAGRMDGNTKIKYMNMFDAQVDAVYSALNSMGFKNVEIVVAETGWPFKRDDNDVGPSIENAKAYNGNLIAHLRSMVGTPLMPGKSVDTFLFALYDGDSKPGPGSERSFGLFKTDLTMVYDAGLSTSSQTRSLAAASQPLIAAATNTSNNNSSMSMSTSTCNCTCNCTSIISISSGSNKVYLIRIFNLDLLYGFVGLSLICLFFYDLQT, from the exons atggagATGATTTCAAAGTATGGAACTGATCGGGAAAATCATACTTCATTTGATGGAGCAGCTTGGTGTGTGGCTTCAGGAGGAGTTACAAAGGGTAGGGAATATGGTACACCTCGTATGCCAAAATCTATAGTTAGTACAAGCTCTTCATCACATTCCTACTCGGTGGAGTCATCATATCCCAGTTCATCGTATCGAGCATTGCAAAAGGAGATAAAGGATAAAGAAgaggagataaagaaaaaagatgattttattcttgaaatgaaACGGCAGATGGATTCCATGAAAGAATATCTTGTGAACAATCTTGGATACCATGGTGGGACATCAAATATTGATCAAG ACTCGCAATCATTCATCGGTATAAATTATGGCCAACTTGAGGACAAccttccaccaccaccatccacCGCAAAGCTTCTTCAATCCACTTCAATCCAAAAGGTCCGATTATATGGATCGGACCCCGCCATAATCAAAGCCTTAGCCAACACCGGAATTGGAATTGTTATCGGCACTGCAAATGGTGACATTCCAGGACTAGCCTCTGATCCCAATTTTGCCAAGACCTGGATCAACACAAACGTGCTTCCCTTCTATCCAGCTAGCAATATCATCCTCATCACTGTTGGCAACGAGGTCATGACTTCCAATGACCAGAATCTCATGAACAAGCTCTTACCAGCAATGCAAAATGTACAGAATGCTCTAAATGATGCATCGCTCGGGGGTAAGATTAAGGTCACCACAGTTCATTCGATGGGAGTGCTTAAGCAGTCTGAGCCACCTTCTTCTGGAAGCTTTGATCCAAGTTATGGGGATCTGATGAAGGGCTTGTTGGAGTTTAATAGTGCGACTGGTTCGCCTTTCGCAATCAATCCCTACCCTTACTTTGCCTACAGAAGCGATACAAGGCCTGAGACTCTTGCTTTTTGCCTTTTCCAGCCGAATGCAGGACGAATGGATGGAAACACTAAGATCAAGTACATGAACATGTTCGATGCTCAG GTGGATGCAGTTTATTCTGCACTGAATTCTATGGGATTTAAGAATGTTGAGATTGTGGTGGCTGAGACTGGATGGCCATTTAAAAGAGATGACAACGACGTAGGGCCAAGCATTGAGAATGCCAAGGCTTACAATGGCAATTTGATTGCACACCTTCGATCGATGGTGGGCACTCCACTCATGCCAGGAAAATCAGTGGATACATTCCTCTTTGCTCTTTATGACGGAGACTCGAAACCTGGACCTGGTTCTGAGCGATCATTTGGACTTTTCAAGACTGATCTCACCATGGTTTATGATGCTGGACTCTCTACAAGTAGCCAG ACCCGGTCACTGGCAGCAGCATCACAACCGCTAATAGCAGCAGCCACCAACACCAGCAACAATAACAGCAGCATGAGCATGAGCACGAGCACGTGCAATTGCACGTGTAATTGCACGAGCATTATCAGCATCAGCAGCGGCAGCAACAAAGTATATTTAATTAGGATTTTCAATTTAGATTTGTTGTATGGGTTTGTGGGACTTTCTTtaatttgccttttcttttatgacttGCAAACTTAG